From Brassica rapa cultivar Chiifu-401-42 chromosome A06, CAAS_Brap_v3.01, whole genome shotgun sequence:
AGATCATCCCAGTGTTGAGGTGAGCCAAGTTCGATATTGAAATCGATACCATCAAGAACAGCATCACCTAAGGGACGTGCCGATGATTTCCCTCCCAAAAAGTTGTTCCACAAATAATCAGCGACCATTTTTGCGTCCTCCCTAGACCTGATTGAATAGTTTCCAATGGCGCCGCCCAGAGACAACATAACCTTGTTATTAAAAAGACTCATGTGAACTTTTTGTAACCATGACCAAATCTAAAAGTAGATGTGCTTTCAAACTGGTTAATTAAATTTGAGGGAGGGAAAAGTGGTTtgagttaaaaaagaaaaaagttattGACAATAGAATACTGGAAGCAAATTCATAAATAGATGAAAATCGCTGTAGCTTGTAACCAGCAAAATACTGTAATATCATGTAGACTAGCTTATCATTGGATAAATGTATGCTAACGTTAGACGTTAAGGATATTTGAATGGACAGACCTTTATGCCACGAAGTTGACAAGTTTTGACCTGAGCGCCAAAATGGGTGCAAGTGTTGGCCGCAGGGTTGCAGTGGCCGGCAAGGTTGAGCTCCGGCGTTTGACCATTTCCGAATTTCACAAGAAAGGCGATGTTGACGTAAGCATACCTGACGGTGGCACATGTGGAGGAGAGACTACCTTCGAAGCCGTTTTGGCCCCAGTAGATGGCTATGCCTCTGGATGGGTGGGAGGGTTTGCAAGAACAACAGcttatgaagaagaaaaaagataaaacaggcttaaaattttttatgttactcatatttttgtttttgatgtctttgtcttcttcttggcTGTTTTGTTTGTCATTGGTTAACTTgcttttataaaagacttaaggTGCCAAGAAAAGAAACGTTTGTGCGTTTTTCCTTTATTGCACTTTGAATCTTATCTTTGTATTTGTATAATGGCTCTCACACACAGTGAATGACTTCAATTGGTTGTCTGTTTTTTCCGTCAAATAATATCcctaagggcatctccatccctattccattttttcctttaaaatggagtaaaaatgaatatggagtaaagaatactccaacccaactccatatCTTACTCCATAaagaaatttactccataaatggagtagactattttttgtttgtttatcactccattatggagtggGAAATGAAGTAGGGTTAGAGCtattttactccattttcacttttactccattttggagaaaaaaacgaggttttacattggagatgctcttacgaCTTAAACTAGATGCAGATCTCAAACGTTTTAACAAGCCATCTAGAATATCTGCCCACCAACTGTAGTTATATAAAGAAATTAAGAATGACAATTTCCTAAACATTCGCCGATCAAAATCATTACTAAATTTTGTTACCGAAGAAACcggaaaaaatatttaagactcgcaAGTTTGTCTTGTGTTGAGACAAGAATAAATTCATAGCACAATACTTCGTTTACAAGTACAACTGATGTACTCTTCCTTGTCAGTTTCAGTATTATCTAGCTCCAATTCTATTACTGAAATCAAATTTGTGCATTGCCACAAACAACAATCTACTTCTGTTAATACATgctttaaaaaaacaatttccaAGCTTTCACATTGAAACCAAACTCATTCATTGACAGAAACACAGAACATAAAGATACTGAATGATACTGAATGATTGAAGGAGGGGAAGCAAAGGGAGAGGACGTTGGTGGTCGTAAACGCCATTTTAGTTGctctgaaaaaaaacaaaaccctcTAGTTTCAGTATTATCTCGAGTAGGGAGAGAATACGACGTCGTTTAGGACTTCACGTTTTGGAATTTGACTTTTTCGGTTTTTCCTCTTGGC
This genomic window contains:
- the LOC103874278 gene encoding acidic endochitinase, with translation MSNIKNFKPVLSFFFFISCCSCKPSHPSRGIAIYWGQNGFEGSLSSTCATVRYAYVNIAFLVKFGNGQTPELNLAGHCNPAANTCTHFGAQVKTCQLRGIKVMLSLGGAIGNYSIRSREDAKMVADYLWNNFLGGKSSARPLGDAVLDGIDFNIELGSPQHWDDLVRFLSNFSYRGRKVYITGAPQCPFPDDLMGSALKTRLFDYVWVMFYNNPPCQYTSGDTQSLFHSWKTWTTSVTAQKIFLGLPAAPEAAEGGYIPADVLVSQILPTVKKSRKYGGVMLWSKFWDDKNGYSSSIVAHV